A portion of the Acidobacteriota bacterium genome contains these proteins:
- a CDS encoding cohesin domain-containing protein, producing MSDKCKSYLTVAAVFIIATAAASDAGAQRIFLDPDTVFITTGVDTEFELDLRVDSDITSLKLFVFWLNFDPTRLDTVSVTEGPLFPSSGAVTVFNYYLVGDTVLQIEGLILGAGVDVSGPGLLATIRLKAIDSGFADLSMFRHETRDILNVLVESEAAGAPVFINCPPDEFNLVSPISGHVVSGFPGDQFDLVWNRTRSVYPGESVRYTLDYGTSPTFNPSGTTTLDDLIDTTFTLWVDDLVEAVYYWRVSAEGNLYGYERPSTPPSESFEFVYGLVEPEEFDLLTPQNDVLFDIFGSGDILFDWEDALSVIPGDSITYEFCLGPDPDVPAGAVIVDSTEDVSQLLISTADVPLGEWDYWCVNAVNKFGLNTWSTSIRSAMFYQLADLDHDRIVDIADLTSLISFLFISHVEPVPYEAANCDCEGTVDIGDLTLLIGYLFMGRELLPCP from the coding sequence ATGTCCGACAAATGCAAATCTTACCTGACCGTGGCGGCCGTCTTCATTATCGCAACGGCTGCGGCGTCCGATGCCGGGGCGCAGAGAATATTTCTCGATCCCGACACAGTTTTTATTACCACCGGTGTTGATACCGAGTTTGAGCTGGACTTACGAGTTGACAGCGATATAACAAGCCTGAAGCTGTTCGTCTTCTGGCTTAACTTCGATCCAACCAGGCTGGATACTGTCTCTGTCACCGAAGGCCCTCTATTCCCGTCCAGTGGGGCCGTTACCGTATTCAACTACTATCTCGTCGGTGACACGGTCCTTCAGATCGAAGGACTTATTCTCGGGGCCGGTGTCGATGTATCCGGCCCCGGGTTACTAGCCACGATCAGGCTCAAGGCCATTGACAGCGGGTTTGCAGACCTGTCAATGTTCCGTCACGAGACGCGTGATATCCTCAACGTGCTGGTCGAAAGTGAGGCCGCGGGAGCGCCGGTGTTTATCAATTGCCCACCGGATGAGTTCAACCTCGTCAGTCCCATATCCGGCCACGTCGTCTCAGGTTTCCCCGGTGACCAATTCGATCTCGTCTGGAACCGTACCCGATCCGTGTACCCGGGCGAATCCGTCCGGTACACACTTGATTACGGGACATCCCCGACCTTTAACCCGTCGGGCACCACGACTCTGGACGACCTGATCGATACGACCTTCACGCTCTGGGTGGATGACCTGGTCGAGGCGGTCTACTACTGGCGCGTGAGCGCTGAAGGTAATCTCTATGGATATGAGCGGCCCTCGACGCCGCCTTCGGAGTCGTTCGAGTTCGTGTATGGCCTGGTCGAGCCCGAAGAGTTCGACCTGCTGACACCCCAGAACGACGTGTTGTTCGATATCTTCGGCAGTGGCGATATTCTCTTCGACTGGGAGGATGCCCTGAGCGTTATCCCCGGCGACTCGATCACTTACGAGTTCTGCCTCGGTCCTGATCCGGATGTGCCGGCAGGAGCCGTGATTGTCGACTCGACGGAAGACGTTTCGCAACTGCTGATATCCACTGCCGACGTACCCCTGGGCGAATGGGATTACTGGTGCGTTAACGCCGTCAACAAGTTCGGCTTGAACACGTGGTCGACATCCATCAGGTCGGCCATGTTCTATCAACTGGCGGATCTGGATCACGACCGCATAGTCGACATCGCAGACCTGACCTCGCTGATAAGTTTCCTGTTCATCTCGCACGTGGAGCCGGTTCCCTATGAGGCGGCGAATTGTGACTGCGAAGGAACAGTTGATATAGGCGATCTGACCCTGCTTATCGGTTATCTGTTCATGGGCCGTGAATTGCTGCCCTGTCCGTAG
- a CDS encoding fibrobacter succinogenes major paralogous domain-containing protein: MAAQQCSSTVPFRMTLFGWLMSLIIIITVFLVSCGDDKATESELPTTVTDIDGNVYQTVTIGSQVWMTENLMVTRYRNGDTIPNVTDHGAWVALSTGAYCNYNNDTAIATVYGRLYNWYAVNDSRNIAPKGWHVATEEEWQQLEVSIGISPATADSIGRHGTDEGGKLKEADTTHWHSPNTGATNESGFTALPSGGRDTTTDFLALHECSFFWSTEEHDGVPQGRALFRAMWFDESYICCDPESKKEGFSVRCVKD; the protein is encoded by the coding sequence ATGGCAGCGCAACAGTGTTCTTCAACAGTTCCTTTCCGGATGACATTATTCGGCTGGTTAATGTCTCTGATCATTATCATTACCGTGTTCCTGGTATCCTGCGGAGATGATAAGGCAACTGAATCCGAATTGCCGACAACTGTCACCGACATCGACGGCAATGTATACCAGACAGTAACCATCGGATCACAGGTGTGGATGACGGAGAATCTGATGGTAACCCGTTATCGCAATGGCGACACTATCCCCAATGTGACCGACCACGGCGCCTGGGTTGCTCTTTCCACGGGAGCTTATTGCAACTACAACAACGATACCGCCATTGCCACCGTTTATGGGCGGTTGTACAACTGGTATGCCGTAAATGACAGCCGTAATATAGCGCCGAAGGGCTGGCATGTGGCAACGGAGGAGGAGTGGCAGCAATTGGAGGTGTCAATCGGCATTAGCCCGGCCACAGCCGATTCCATTGGCCGGCATGGAACAGATGAAGGGGGCAAGTTAAAAGAAGCTGATACAACGCATTGGCACAGCCCCAACACGGGCGCTACCAATGAGAGTGGTTTTACGGCACTGCCCAGTGGTGGCAGAGACACAACGACTGACTTCCTCGCTTTGCATGAATGCTCTTTCTTCTGGTCTACTGAAGAGCACGATGGTGTACCACAGGGCAGGGCATTGTTCCGGGCCATGTGGTTCGATGAATCATATATCTGTTGCGACCCGGAATCTAAGAAAGAGGGTTTTTCGGTTCGGTGTGTCAAGGATTAG